GCAGAGTACGGTTATGATGAATCCCGAACTCTGGCGAAAATGGCTAAAACCCCGGCTGACGAAGGTGATCCGGACTATTAGAGAAGAAAATGAAGAGGCTCTGGTCTTCTACCATTCATGCGGTTTCATAGAACCCTTTATACCCGATCTGATTGAAATCGGAGTGGATATCCTGAACCCGGTTCAACCGGAGTGCATGGATTTCAGGGAAATCCACCGTCAGTATGGAGATAAAATCTCTTTCTGGGGAGGAATCGGAGCCCAGACCACCTTTCCCTTCGGATCTACCGACGATGTCCGGGCCAGAGTTCGGGAACTGATTGAGATTTGCGGAGAAAAAGGGGGGATAGTTATTTCCCCTGCTCATGAACTGAGCCCGGAGGTCCCCTGGGAGAACCAGGAGGCTATGCTGGATGAAATCAGGATACTGAATAAAACTCAGCATTGAGGCCATGCCGAGTACAGTCTGCCCCGATCCACGTATTAGAGCTGTCAGACAGTGAAATTTCAACCTTTTGGATGATAGAATAATTTTAAAAAGAATATTAAGATAAAATGATTGAAGGTATATTTTTATTCTGAGGTTCTGAGTGAAAAAGATTATTCTATTGCTTTTACTAATTTATACAAACGATCTGACTGCCCGGGAATACAACTTTGCAGTTTGTAATGATGGAATACTCAATGTAAGAAGTGAAGCTACTACAGATAGTGAAATCATATACAAGCTGGATCAATATGAAACAGTTGATATTATTGCTCGAACTTCAGAGAAAACTAAAATAGGCAACTATTCAGATTACTGGTATAAAATCTCAGTGAACGATATCAAAGGATGGGCCTATGGTGCATTTCTTGATACTTACCAAAAAACCAATATTCAGACATTTCTAGATTTAATTGTGATTGATTTTCCTGATCAGTTAGAAATTCACCAGACAAGTAAATTGATTGTTACAGATAATAAGACATTCACTTTGAGACAAGGATTTGGATGTAATTACCTTGATCATAATTTTCACCTTGAAGTATTTTACAAACCCAAGTCCCATGTCTTTATAGATGATTTAATATCTGAATATAATATTAAGGAAGTAACAGACGCTAATCCCAACTATGGATTG
This genomic stretch from Oceanispirochaeta sp. M1 harbors:
- a CDS encoding SH3 domain-containing protein translates to MKKIILLLLLIYTNDLTAREYNFAVCNDGILNVRSEATTDSEIIYKLDQYETVDIIARTSEKTKIGNYSDYWYKISVNDIKGWAYGAFLDTYQKTNIQTFLDLIVIDFPDQLEIHQTSKLIVTDNKTFTLRQGFGCNYLDHNFHLEVFYKPKSHVFIDDLISEYNIKEVTDANPNYGLGSIYSYLMKHNINFISEKDNGMVFKAAYQNWASYITYDLAVFNIEIQNHPYIESVLFQFMNVWTDPEDPFIRKLTTDSLLKVIEDGNRKAVVYNMIINSMKQSSFIDPDIYLR